The Engraulis encrasicolus isolate BLACKSEA-1 chromosome 22, IST_EnEncr_1.0, whole genome shotgun sequence genome includes a region encoding these proteins:
- the LOC134439385 gene encoding hyaluronan and proteoglycan link protein 3-like yields the protein MAKMRLLLVALLQLLDRCHTVPRFSNGFLYHDIFNNNGNGEISYNGVQLHVASDQTSVFTSRGGNVTLPCRYWYEPPLSSPRRTRVKWSWQPITGGQESDVLVAIGNRLRTFDRFHNRVHLREDSVGDVSLEIVGLHLNDSGRYRCEVIDGLEDQSVPIDLELRGVVFPYQPHHGRYRLTFSMAQQACEEQEAVMATFEQLYTAWEEGLDWCNAGWLADGTVQYPITLPRLPCGGWGLAPGLRSYGPRHKHAHRYDAFCFSSSLKGKVYYLQHPHKLNFSEATQACGDDAAHMAKVGQLYAAWKFTGLDQCDAGWLADGSVRYPITNPRPNCGPMEAGVRSFGFPAPRHKHGVYCYKAEPKPFGEEIVTA from the exons ATGGCGAAAATGCGCCTCCTGCTGGTGGCCCTGCTGCAGTTACTCGACAGGTGCCACACTGTTCCACGATTTTCAAACGGTTTCCTCTACCATGACATCTTCAACAACAACGGCAACGGAGAAA TTTCCTACAATGGAGTGCAGCTTCACGTTGCGTCTGACCAGACGTCAGTGTTCACCTCTCGTGGCGGCAACGTCACCCTGCCCTGTCGTTACTGGTACGAGCCGCCTCTCAGCTCCCCCCGCAGGACGCGCGTCAAGTGGTCCTGGCAGCCCATCACTGGGGGCCAGGAGTCGGACGTCTTGGTTGCCATCGGCAACCGGCTGCGAACCTTTGATCGCTTCCATAACCGGGTGCACCTTCGGGAGGACAGTGTCGGGGACGTGTCCCTCGAGATAGTGGGGCTGCATCTGAATGACTCGGGACGCTACAGGTGTGAGGTCATCGATGGCCTGGAGGATCAGAGTGTGCCCATCGACCTGGAGCTGCGAG GTGTGGTGTTCCCCTACCAGCCGCATCACGGCCGCTACCGCCTGACCTTCTCCATGGCCCAGCAGGCCTGTGAGGAGCAGGAGGCTGTCATGGCAACCTTCGAGCAGCTCTACACGGCCTGGGAGGAGGGCCTGGACTGGTGCAAcgccggctggctggctgacggCACCGTGCAGTACCCTATCACGCTACCCAGGCTGCCATGCGGCGGCTGGGGCCTGGCGCCGGGGCTGCGCAGCTACGGGCCGCGGCATAAACATGCCCATCGCTATGACGCCTTctgcttttcctcctctcttaaaG GGAAGGTTTACTACCTCCAGCATCCCCACAAGCTCAACTTCAGTGAGGCCACCCAGGCCTGTGGAGACGACGCAGCTCACATGGCCAAGGTGGGCCAGCTCTACGCCGCATGGAAGTTCACTGGCCTGGACCAGTGCGACGCCGGCTGGTTGGCTGACGGGAGCGTGCGCTATCCAATCACAAACCCCCGTCCGAACTGCGGCCCCATGGAGGCTGGGGTGCGTAGCTTTGGGTTCCCGGCCCCTCGCCACAAGCATGGCGTGTACTGCTACAAGGCAGAGCCCAAGCCATTTGGAGAGGAGATAGTGACGGCTTGA